One Niabella beijingensis DNA window includes the following coding sequences:
- a CDS encoding sialidase family protein yields the protein MNLRLAGNGLLVLVLLCSIRARAGKQHPAKDRNLPAYTKPIRIFSADKEGYNSYRIPCMARAKNGNLIAFAEGRKYSVLDYGDIDLVYKISHDNGQSWSKLKVVISDGEGTWGNPAAVTDEQTGRIWLFLSWNDERHSQHGGRFNGMEFMPVNTWGQRRLFVTCSDDNGITWTRPVDYTGTLVPPDYTWDAVGPGIGIQIVQGKYKGRLIIPAGRRNIYSDDHGTTWKYRRIPPGTFEGTVTELSNGQLMRNDRGVGARWSGSHTRFISRGTLEQGFAAFADDPDLPDPRCQAAVLRYAFSPNLLLFLNPAQHEKDGTANRCLMTVRLSEDDGDSWKYARLLYPEVNVDSLCNGYGGYSSMIRTADGFIGALTEFNHNVKKVPVADKRFSIDFHRFNLEWVRTGKDQPWHTAIRRNTKNKGTYL from the coding sequence TTGAATCTCCGGCTGGCCGGCAATGGTTTACTGGTGCTGGTGCTGCTCTGCAGTATACGGGCCCGGGCGGGCAAACAGCACCCGGCTAAAGACCGGAACCTGCCGGCGTACACGAAACCCATCCGGATCTTTTCTGCAGACAAGGAGGGCTATAATTCTTACCGGATCCCCTGTATGGCCCGCGCAAAGAACGGGAACCTGATCGCTTTTGCAGAAGGCAGGAAATATTCGGTACTGGATTATGGAGATATCGACCTGGTTTATAAAATTTCTCATGACAACGGACAATCCTGGTCAAAGCTGAAAGTAGTGATTTCGGATGGCGAAGGTACCTGGGGGAACCCGGCTGCTGTAACCGATGAGCAGACCGGGCGGATCTGGCTGTTTCTTTCCTGGAATGACGAACGTCATAGCCAGCATGGTGGCCGTTTTAACGGGATGGAATTTATGCCGGTCAATACCTGGGGGCAACGAAGGCTTTTTGTGACCTGCAGTGATGATAACGGAATTACCTGGACCCGCCCGGTTGATTATACCGGAACATTGGTGCCACCGGATTATACCTGGGATGCCGTAGGCCCCGGCATTGGTATCCAGATCGTACAGGGAAAATACAAAGGTCGGCTGATCATACCTGCCGGCAGAAGAAATATTTACAGCGACGATCATGGCACTACCTGGAAGTACCGGCGCATACCCCCGGGTACTTTTGAAGGAACGGTTACGGAACTCTCCAACGGCCAGCTGATGCGCAACGACAGGGGAGTAGGTGCCCGCTGGTCCGGAAGTCATACACGTTTTATTTCCAGGGGAACCCTTGAACAAGGGTTTGCTGCATTTGCGGATGATCCGGATCTGCCGGATCCACGCTGCCAGGCGGCTGTGCTGCGCTATGCGTTTTCACCGAACCTGTTGCTGTTCCTGAACCCTGCACAACATGAGAAGGACGGGACGGCAAACAGATGCCTGATGACAGTCCGGCTAAGTGAGGACGACGGCGATTCCTGGAAATATGCCCGGCTGCTCTATCCGGAAGTGAACGTGGATAGTTTGTGCAACGGGTATGGTGGCTACTCCAGTATGATAAGAACAGCGGATGGATTCATCGGAGCATTGACGGAGTTCAACCATAATGTAAAAAAAGTGCCGGTGGCAGATAAACGTTTCTCCATCGACTTTCACCGGTTTAACCTCGAATGGGTAAGGACCGGAAAAGATCAGCCCTGGCACACAGCCATCAGGCGAAATACAAAAAACAAAGGAACATATTTATGA
- a CDS encoding exo-alpha-sialidase yields MKKIVKLAALSLTLFGFVFTTGCYKEQHFDFPGPFEDTSFVNIVDSLPFPFDKDRQAGVWLMKDNVPDFGKILFKGYTDYKAMHDTVSWVPEATGMRLIPHRNYYPLSDADHLGGDPNSYKYNWAYSKYFVPVGAGKSFYMYAKVTFGTFSGTAAGLVLGASWGTGGVFVFGMDGNSSVAPMFFVDLYGTLGATVSPDQGWPTANEVIIPGVPAEIEVVIHDNLFYIKVNGTLCFLFKISRENLYYFTPQIRPWRNFVTVHDFYVESSDMYTVDYALHEHQQGYDRIQAPALAKAANGDLLLFAEGRSDPASAYERVAQNTMPVGNTDIIMSRSTSGGQTWEQQLSVIAGEGSGDTYGFPQVVSTSGGKIILHYSKLTPNLLNGNFSYPAEQLLYQTVSTDNGQSWSQPVNITESLKDINRGYLKSSPGHGIELRSAAYKNRLVMPLIYGGTSIKLGLSDDQGASWRTSQPVGGSNITAGAVVELSDSRLMLILSHGNASPQSKLVAYSSDGGETWTSPVPIATGAATLSYGHMYSGAAVSNPQGTVYFANATGRQKDPETFNGPNFGITPVLFESTDNGASFTSTGPLFTKIAYRGYSDPIGSMDAVFTNDGKLVIVGEGGVESSQEGIVVYRR; encoded by the coding sequence ATGAAAAAGATTGTCAAGTTAGCAGCGCTGTCGTTAACGCTTTTTGGTTTTGTTTTTACAACCGGCTGTTACAAAGAGCAGCATTTTGACTTTCCCGGTCCGTTTGAAGATACTTCATTTGTGAATATTGTGGATTCGCTGCCCTTCCCGTTTGATAAAGACCGGCAGGCCGGCGTATGGCTGATGAAAGATAATGTGCCGGATTTTGGGAAGATCTTGTTCAAAGGCTACACCGATTACAAGGCCATGCACGATACGGTTTCCTGGGTACCTGAGGCAACCGGTATGCGATTGATCCCGCATCGGAATTATTACCCGCTTTCGGATGCGGATCATTTGGGCGGGGACCCCAACAGTTATAAATACAACTGGGCCTATTCCAAATATTTTGTACCGGTAGGGGCCGGAAAAAGCTTCTATATGTATGCCAAAGTTACGTTCGGTACCTTCAGCGGAACCGCCGCAGGGCTGGTGCTGGGTGCCAGCTGGGGTACCGGCGGGGTATTCGTTTTCGGGATGGACGGGAACAGCAGTGTTGCGCCCATGTTCTTTGTAGACTTATACGGTACACTTGGCGCAACCGTAAGCCCGGACCAGGGATGGCCTACTGCCAATGAAGTGATCATACCGGGTGTGCCGGCAGAGATCGAAGTGGTGATCCACGATAACCTTTTTTATATAAAAGTGAACGGAACACTTTGCTTTCTGTTTAAGATCTCAAGAGAAAACCTGTATTATTTTACGCCGCAGATCAGGCCCTGGCGGAATTTTGTAACAGTGCATGATTTTTATGTGGAGAGTTCCGATATGTACACTGTTGATTATGCCCTTCACGAGCACCAGCAGGGTTATGACCGGATACAGGCGCCCGCCCTGGCAAAAGCAGCGAACGGGGATCTGCTGCTTTTTGCAGAAGGACGTTCCGACCCCGCCTCCGCTTATGAGCGGGTGGCACAGAATACCATGCCGGTGGGCAATACGGATATTATTATGAGCAGGTCCACATCGGGTGGCCAGACATGGGAGCAGCAGCTGTCGGTTATAGCCGGTGAAGGTAGTGGTGATACCTATGGCTTCCCGCAGGTGGTAAGTACCTCCGGTGGTAAGATCATTTTGCACTACAGTAAGCTGACCCCGAATTTGCTGAACGGGAATTTTAGTTATCCGGCAGAGCAGCTCCTGTACCAGACGGTGTCTACAGATAATGGTCAGTCGTGGTCGCAGCCGGTAAACATTACCGAATCATTGAAAGATATCAACAGAGGGTATCTGAAAAGCAGCCCGGGGCATGGGATCGAATTGAGATCGGCGGCCTATAAAAACAGGTTGGTAATGCCGTTGATTTATGGAGGTACCTCCATAAAACTGGGATTGTCGGATGATCAGGGCGCCAGCTGGCGGACCAGCCAGCCCGTGGGCGGATCCAATATTACCGCCGGTGCTGTCGTTGAACTTTCCGATTCCAGGTTAATGCTGATCCTGTCGCATGGCAATGCCTCTCCGCAAAGCAAACTGGTTGCTTACAGCAGTGATGGCGGCGAAACCTGGACCAGCCCTGTTCCGATCGCGACAGGTGCGGCAACCTTAAGTTATGGGCACATGTACAGCGGGGCCGCCGTCAGCAACCCGCAGGGTACGGTTTACTTTGCAAATGCGACCGGAAGACAAAAGGATCCTGAAACATTTAATGGTCCGAATTTTGGCATAACGCCGGTGCTTTTTGAAAGTACAGATAATGGGGCTTCTTTTACCTCAACCGGTCCTTTATTTACCAAGATCGCTTACCGCGGTTACAGCGATCCGATCGGGAGTATGGATGCTGTTTTCACAAATGACGGAAAGCTGGTGATCGTAGGTGAAGGAGGTGTGGAAAGTTCACAGGAAGGTATTGTTGTATACCGGAGGTAA
- a CDS encoding RagB/SusD family nutrient uptake outer membrane protein, translating to MYQEQISAYSSRSAGKMNGMACFGYLCFFISILLGGCKSFYDLDPYSVIKEEDFNKNREDLNASAIGMYEPLTKEVHKFLLWGDARADMVTAGQAEPDPYINEFVANTISKENPYTSYAGIYRTIARCNRQLEKVYTVAKLDDKIMDRDAGAFYAEALLLRAYCYYILVRNFEQFPLILSDQAEKIKYVNESGDTVIRKTQSLPADQIRDTYYYPKNRDEVWNMIYNDALTVLGILPLNYQWNRNSLPAQERYGRVSQVMAATFAAELALWLGKYQAASAFANSPVRNSNHTLGTSGTWINQFTGSYASLHSLFLLGYKYSNSFETNRLQEFTSSVARDGGRYYLKPSPVIRDIFSYEGGDIRTDFSYKVINGDTVIWKYIGLDNVISMRPGYQSDASWPFYRSADAFLIKALADLMLEDYATAFNFVNMLRVARGLEELDPAQTDYRNKEYMLDLIFKEKARESAFEGKRWYDLMLWSRLSGKNQLAGAVASKYPSPKREEIATQLQNEEHWYMPIDPLLWN from the coding sequence ATGTATCAGGAACAAATAAGTGCATACAGCAGCAGATCAGCCGGAAAAATGAATGGCATGGCTTGCTTCGGGTATCTCTGTTTTTTTATAAGCATCCTCCTGGGGGGCTGTAAGAGCTTTTACGACCTGGATCCCTATTCGGTAATTAAGGAGGAAGACTTTAATAAGAACCGGGAAGATCTGAATGCCAGTGCTATCGGAATGTATGAGCCCTTAACAAAAGAGGTACACAAATTTTTGTTGTGGGGAGATGCGCGGGCAGATATGGTTACTGCCGGACAGGCAGAGCCGGATCCTTATATCAATGAATTTGTTGCCAATACGATCAGTAAAGAGAACCCGTATACCAGTTATGCCGGTATTTACAGAACCATTGCGCGCTGCAACCGGCAGCTGGAAAAAGTGTATACCGTAGCAAAACTTGATGACAAGATAATGGACCGCGATGCCGGCGCATTTTATGCAGAGGCGCTTTTGCTGCGGGCTTATTGTTATTATATACTGGTAAGAAACTTTGAACAGTTCCCGCTGATCCTGTCCGATCAGGCGGAGAAGATAAAGTATGTGAACGAATCGGGTGATACGGTTATCCGCAAAACGCAGTCGTTACCGGCAGACCAGATCCGGGATACGTATTATTATCCCAAAAACCGCGATGAGGTATGGAACATGATTTATAACGATGCACTGACCGTGCTGGGAATATTGCCGCTGAACTATCAATGGAACCGGAACTCGCTTCCGGCCCAGGAGCGCTATGGCAGGGTATCACAGGTAATGGCGGCCACCTTTGCCGCAGAGCTGGCTTTATGGCTGGGTAAATACCAGGCGGCTTCTGCTTTTGCCAATTCACCGGTAAGGAATTCCAATCATACGCTTGGCACCTCGGGAACCTGGATCAATCAGTTCACCGGCTCTTATGCCTCCCTGCACTCGCTGTTCCTGCTGGGGTATAAGTACAGCAACAGTTTTGAGACGAACCGGTTACAGGAGTTCACCTCCTCGGTTGCCCGGGACGGCGGCAGGTATTATTTAAAACCCTCCCCGGTGATCCGGGATATCTTCTCTTATGAAGGCGGCGATATCCGGACGGATTTTAGTTATAAAGTGATCAACGGGGATACGGTGATCTGGAAATATATCGGGCTGGATAATGTGATCAGTATGCGCCCCGGTTATCAAAGCGATGCCAGCTGGCCTTTTTACCGGAGCGCAGACGCTTTTCTCATTAAGGCGCTGGCCGATCTGATGCTGGAAGATTATGCTACAGCATTCAATTTTGTGAACATGCTGCGGGTAGCCCGGGGGCTGGAGGAGCTGGATCCCGCGCAGACCGACTACCGGAATAAGGAATACATGCTCGACCTGATCTTTAAGGAAAAAGCGCGGGAGTCTGCTTTTGAAGGGAAACGCTGGTACGACCTCATGCTCTGGTCCCGGCTGTCGGGAAAAAATCAACTGGCCGGCGCGGTCGCTTCCAAGTACCCTTCTCCCAAACGTGAGGAAATAGCAACACAGCTTCAGAACGAGGAACACTGGTATATGCCCATCGATCCGCTGCTGTGGAATTAA
- a CDS encoding SusC/RagA family TonB-linked outer membrane protein gives MKENSNDLKLFKWAGIFMLVAGSWSANAQEAHRDTSKVTGIDKLGILDSVPVVKLPEQNDAISFAELLSGNEGIHVTESGSIGAAPQLMIRGINTVNLSAGPQIYIDGLPVKYNRSLTPFLSTYEPTRFGFLNIHDIRSVSVLKDAADLSALGGRGANGAVFLATDRGTFGGTTIDVTANTGFMRARYDIDHMDGTQFKNYLQHYLTENGATPEEVAANPVFNPALTQYNQQTDWIRMIDRPARYNDYHIKLKGGSADANYMFSIGYTGKDETLEGANFKRTTMRFNLDYHLSQKFEISNNLSYSNTGSRYLEEGTDWGIHPLFVAASKAPFLGKEAYNSEDVRTNLLADVDVLGKSNPWALVDCMKNKNEENRVDGVIAAKWHIDKTLVLNSSLSVGYYNMKESQYRPALGIVADEYRIRQNSNRNSSEFTLIWNSFLNKSGRWAPAIQYNGQLGAWVETYEDKALFGRKVNAGTDDYETLKQGVVDSASNVRFRSNLSRFYFSGNVDLWNWLYVAANVSAEGSSNFGAGGRWGLYGGGKLLLDLLDRSGPHNIALRAGFGRTGNYDVRGYYQDNLYYSVSYFGYGGVYLGNVGNENIRPEVTDAVDAGIRFSLFKKRLEVDAGYYQRVTDNLITYRNYPVELGMDPQFENSGKIASKGIELSLNAKVIDGSKFSWVVYGNASTLNNKVKKLYNGDIIRTLGNVSGIARESESIGSFYGYRIKGVFRSAAEVNLKKSDGTDYKPGDYIIEDINGDGKINANDRQVIGSPLPDLFGGFGSYWSYKRLSLEARFTFSYGQDIYNSFNQQMHLMSDYSNQSTAVAGRWQSESAPGDGKLSRAAYGDPSFNGVASDLWVENGSYTRLKLLTLSYDVPLKKNASFIKGLKVNITGENLFTFTSYSGLDPEVVAASDVLLRGIDFGASPLPRSLIVGVKISL, from the coding sequence ATGAAAGAGAATTCGAACGATCTGAAACTTTTCAAATGGGCAGGCATCTTCATGCTTGTAGCGGGCTCGTGGAGTGCAAATGCCCAGGAGGCCCATCGTGATACTTCGAAGGTGACGGGAATTGATAAACTGGGGATCCTGGATTCGGTTCCGGTGGTAAAACTCCCTGAACAAAATGATGCGATCTCCTTTGCGGAATTATTATCCGGAAATGAGGGCATCCATGTTACGGAGTCCGGTTCCATCGGGGCTGCCCCGCAACTGATGATCAGGGGAATTAATACGGTCAATCTGAGTGCCGGTCCGCAGATATATATTGACGGACTGCCCGTTAAGTATAACAGGTCCCTGACTCCCTTTCTTTCGACATATGAGCCAACCCGGTTCGGATTTCTGAACATTCATGATATCCGGTCGGTGAGTGTATTAAAGGATGCTGCGGACCTCTCTGCCCTTGGCGGAAGAGGAGCGAACGGCGCCGTTTTTTTAGCAACGGACCGCGGTACATTCGGCGGAACCACGATCGATGTGACCGCCAATACCGGGTTTATGCGGGCCCGGTACGATATTGACCATATGGACGGAACACAGTTTAAAAATTACCTGCAGCATTACCTGACGGAGAACGGGGCCACGCCGGAAGAGGTGGCTGCCAACCCGGTCTTTAATCCTGCGCTGACGCAATACAACCAGCAAACGGATTGGATCAGGATGATCGACCGCCCGGCAAGGTATAATGATTATCACATTAAATTAAAGGGCGGGTCTGCAGATGCCAATTATATGTTCAGTATCGGGTACACCGGAAAAGATGAAACACTGGAAGGGGCTAATTTTAAACGCACGACCATGCGCTTTAACCTGGACTACCACCTGTCGCAGAAGTTTGAGATCAGCAATAACCTCAGCTATTCGAATACAGGATCCCGTTACCTGGAAGAGGGAACAGACTGGGGGATACATCCGTTATTTGTTGCCGCATCAAAGGCGCCCTTTTTAGGCAAAGAAGCGTACAACAGTGAAGATGTGCGCACCAACCTGCTGGCCGATGTTGACGTGCTGGGCAAAAGTAACCCCTGGGCACTTGTGGATTGTATGAAGAATAAGAATGAAGAGAACCGGGTAGATGGGGTCATTGCAGCGAAATGGCATATCGACAAGACACTGGTGCTGAATTCGTCGTTATCGGTAGGGTATTATAATATGAAAGAAAGCCAGTACCGGCCTGCGCTGGGTATTGTAGCGGATGAATACCGGATCCGGCAGAACTCCAACCGGAACTCCAGTGAGTTTACGCTGATCTGGAATTCTTTCCTGAATAAATCCGGGCGATGGGCGCCGGCCATTCAATACAATGGTCAGCTGGGCGCCTGGGTAGAGACCTATGAAGATAAGGCGCTTTTTGGCCGAAAGGTGAACGCCGGAACGGATGATTATGAAACCCTGAAACAGGGGGTCGTGGACAGTGCTTCAAATGTCCGCTTCCGTTCCAATCTCAGCCGGTTTTACTTTTCCGGAAATGTAGATCTGTGGAACTGGTTGTATGTTGCCGCGAATGTGTCCGCTGAAGGTTCCTCCAATTTCGGGGCCGGAGGCCGGTGGGGGCTCTATGGCGGCGGCAAATTGCTGCTGGATCTGCTGGACCGTTCCGGACCTCATAATATCGCGCTGCGCGCAGGATTCGGAAGAACGGGGAATTATGATGTGCGGGGTTATTATCAGGATAATTTATATTACTCCGTCAGCTATTTCGGATATGGCGGTGTTTACCTTGGTAATGTTGGCAATGAAAATATACGGCCGGAAGTTACGGACGCCGTTGACGCCGGAATCCGGTTCAGCCTTTTTAAGAAGCGGCTTGAAGTTGATGCGGGCTACTACCAACGGGTGACCGATAACCTGATCACCTACCGCAACTATCCCGTGGAGCTGGGAATGGACCCCCAGTTTGAAAACAGCGGAAAGATCGCTTCAAAAGGAATCGAATTATCGCTGAATGCAAAGGTGATCGATGGAAGCAAGTTTTCCTGGGTAGTTTATGGAAATGCTTCCACGCTGAACAATAAGGTAAAGAAACTCTATAACGGGGATATCATACGAACACTGGGAAATGTGAGCGGCATTGCCCGGGAATCGGAAAGCATCGGCTCGTTTTACGGATACCGTATCAAAGGCGTATTCCGGTCGGCTGCAGAGGTGAACCTGAAAAAATCCGACGGAACCGATTACAAGCCGGGTGACTATATTATAGAAGACATCAACGGGGATGGTAAGATCAACGCAAACGACCGGCAGGTTATCGGCAGTCCGTTGCCGGATCTCTTTGGTGGTTTCGGGTCTTACTGGAGTTATAAACGATTATCGCTCGAAGCAAGATTTACGTTCTCTTATGGTCAGGATATCTATAACAGCTTTAACCAGCAAATGCATTTAATGAGCGATTATTCCAATCAGTCCACCGCTGTTGCAGGTCGCTGGCAATCTGAGTCAGCACCGGGCGATGGGAAACTGAGCAGGGCTGCCTATGGTGATCCGTCTTTTAACGGAGTGGCTTCTGACCTGTGGGTGGAGAACGGAAGCTATACGCGGCTGAAACTGCTGACATTGAGCTATGATGTGCCGCTGAAAAAGAATGCTTCATTTATAAAAGGGCTGAAAGTAAATATAACCGGGGAGAACCTGTTCACGTTCACCTCGTACAGCGGGCTGGATCCGGAAGTGGTAGCTGCTTCGGATGTGTTGTTGCGCGGGATCGATTTTGGTGCATCCCCGCTTCCGAGGTCCCTGATTGTTGGCGTTAAAATTTCTCTTTAA
- a CDS encoding fasciclin domain-containing protein produces MKIIKLKDMHRISVLIGLLICLAASYSCNRELSGARYDSDDEIQIMDYIDKREDLSVFKELIDYVGQRNLLKTAGAYTVFAPNNAAFNALFKNLSAEGTPVSSVQDRSKDFWLSYFRYHLLNQKINSNEFEFGPLPAPTVYQNKYLIADISDSYNAVRLNNTTTILESNIELTNGYIDIVDNVLKPPFSNVYETLKQSGQYNTMLDIFDETGYTRYLKDSIITLFVESDQALAKSNFSKEALPDLEEWVKYHIVPDSGYFLNLMAGKRFYPLLERQALSFNVDQFGRYFINEVYPFSQSKTWGIDQVCNNGIFHTLDTLLEIVDAVPATIRFNLYPPGSPYGAQNIFTVAPATITLNTGTQSYHQNKEGKIVAFNATQVGDYFYMTVPDVPAGRYRIRMIHRGGGTRGKYIVIYNNTVVHEMVNMAKADGAFEEWNYLSYNNCGEVTVAERSDVTLYFAFAGFGSNSSPSYCCDLLCDMLELIPIK; encoded by the coding sequence ATGAAAATTATTAAACTTAAGGATATGCACAGGATTTCTGTTTTAATAGGCCTGCTGATCTGCTTGGCAGCATCCTATTCCTGCAACCGGGAGCTGTCCGGGGCACGGTACGATTCCGATGATGAGATCCAGATCATGGATTACATCGATAAGCGGGAAGACCTGAGTGTCTTCAAGGAACTGATCGACTATGTAGGCCAGAGGAACCTGCTAAAGACCGCAGGAGCCTACACGGTATTTGCACCCAACAATGCGGCTTTTAACGCGCTGTTTAAAAACCTGAGCGCGGAAGGCACACCGGTATCATCGGTACAGGACCGGAGCAAAGATTTTTGGCTGAGCTATTTCCGGTACCATTTATTGAACCAGAAGATCAATTCCAATGAATTTGAGTTTGGCCCGTTGCCGGCTCCCACCGTTTATCAGAACAAGTATCTTATTGCTGATATCAGTGATTCATATAATGCGGTCCGGCTGAACAATACAACAACAATTCTGGAAAGCAATATCGAACTGACCAACGGCTATATTGATATCGTCGATAATGTGCTGAAACCACCTTTCAGCAATGTATATGAAACATTAAAACAGAGCGGACAATATAATACGATGCTGGATATTTTTGATGAGACCGGTTATACCCGGTACCTGAAGGACAGCATCATCACGCTTTTTGTGGAATCGGATCAGGCGCTGGCCAAATCCAACTTTTCCAAAGAGGCCCTTCCCGATCTGGAGGAATGGGTGAAATATCATATTGTTCCGGATTCCGGCTATTTTCTGAACCTGATGGCCGGGAAGCGTTTTTATCCGCTGCTGGAACGGCAGGCATTAAGTTTTAATGTGGATCAGTTCGGCCGGTATTTTATCAACGAAGTATACCCTTTCAGTCAGAGCAAAACCTGGGGTATTGACCAGGTTTGCAATAATGGTATTTTTCACACACTGGATACCCTGCTTGAGATCGTGGATGCCGTACCGGCCACCATCCGGTTCAACCTGTATCCGCCCGGCAGTCCCTACGGGGCACAGAATATATTTACCGTGGCGCCTGCTACCATTACCCTCAATACCGGTACCCAAAGCTATCATCAGAATAAGGAGGGAAAGATTGTGGCATTCAATGCCACCCAGGTGGGGGATTATTTTTACATGACTGTGCCGGATGTGCCGGCCGGCAGGTACCGGATCCGGATGATCCACCGGGGAGGAGGTACCCGGGGTAAATACATTGTGATCTACAATAATACCGTCGTTCATGAGATGGTGAATATGGCCAAGGCTGATGGCGCGTTTGAGGAATGGAACTATCTTTCCTATAATAACTGCGGGGAAGTTACGGTTGCCGAAAGATCGGATGTGACGCTTTATTTTGCCTTTGCCGGGTTCGGCTCCAACTCCAGTCCTTCCTATTGCTGCGACCTGCTGTGTGATATGCTGGAACTGATTCCGATAAAATGA
- a CDS encoding RagB/SusD family nutrient uptake outer membrane protein: MNTKLKSGLLAVVLAMTGSFLSCNKILEVDQPDNLVHSEFWQNRDQVYASLVGLYTSIQSNASSFHVWGDIRSALYKPGSGDAFTADHRQFLSQDLYPDNGLLSWSSVYKSIGWINTFIKNAPLALSADPTFKEPELNSMLGEAHALRALNYFYLVRAFREVPLIKEPYESDNQQVNTAATSESEVLDFIESDLEAALNQCPDTFDDADKKYGRVTKNAVRALWADVKLWRNDYQGVLNLCAPLDQQYESLLVGPFEWYTLFNPGNSPESIFELQYKPTGPASPLYGWFAYYSGPATAGTMYLANSVNVQLANEEVLYPTTLPEYTSSDTIRYKDFSAYRRSSNVSGSFGSGWEVYKFLGQEAYQQSYRPPNDRRLVNYILYRYREILFMKAEAYAMLNRYPEAEQMLNLIRQHCNIPLLSTGESGEGAEFFSRLLMEREAELGFEGKEWFAAVRIARRPGFADVLLTKSATNNSMGYSYQVIRARLLNPESWFLPYNKTEIENNPSLVQKEYYKNR, translated from the coding sequence ATGAATACAAAATTAAAATCAGGTTTACTGGCGGTGGTCCTCGCAATGACAGGCAGCTTTTTGTCCTGCAATAAGATCCTGGAAGTGGATCAGCCGGATAACCTGGTGCACAGTGAATTCTGGCAGAACCGCGACCAGGTCTATGCTTCGCTTGTCGGACTTTATACCTCCATTCAAAGTAACGCTTCCTCTTTTCATGTCTGGGGGGATATCCGGTCGGCCCTGTACAAGCCGGGATCGGGTGATGCATTTACGGCAGATCACCGGCAGTTCCTTTCACAGGATCTGTACCCGGATAACGGCTTGTTGTCCTGGTCCAGCGTTTACAAATCCATCGGCTGGATCAATACGTTTATAAAAAATGCCCCCCTGGCACTCAGTGCTGATCCTACTTTTAAAGAGCCGGAACTGAACAGCATGCTGGGAGAGGCGCATGCTTTAAGGGCATTGAATTATTTTTATCTGGTACGGGCGTTTAGGGAAGTACCGCTTATCAAAGAACCGTATGAATCGGACAACCAGCAGGTAAACACCGCCGCTACTTCTGAAAGCGAGGTACTGGATTTTATTGAATCGGATCTGGAAGCAGCGCTCAACCAGTGCCCGGATACATTTGACGACGCGGACAAAAAGTATGGACGCGTAACAAAAAATGCGGTAAGGGCTTTATGGGCCGATGTGAAACTCTGGAGAAATGATTACCAGGGCGTTTTGAATCTTTGCGCTCCGCTCGATCAGCAGTATGAATCCCTGCTGGTCGGACCCTTTGAATGGTATACCCTTTTCAATCCCGGCAATTCGCCCGAAAGCATCTTTGAATTGCAATACAAGCCTACAGGCCCGGCCTCGCCGTTGTACGGCTGGTTTGCCTATTATTCGGGTCCGGCAACTGCAGGTACGATGTACCTGGCGAACTCCGTGAACGTTCAGCTGGCAAACGAGGAAGTATTGTATCCTACAACATTGCCCGAATATACCAGCTCGGATACCATACGGTATAAGGATTTTTCCGCATACCGCAGGAGCAGTAATGTTTCCGGCAGTTTCGGATCGGGTTGGGAGGTGTATAAATTTTTGGGTCAGGAAGCGTATCAGCAGTCGTACCGCCCGCCGAACGACCGCCGCCTGGTCAATTATATTCTTTACAGGTACCGGGAAATACTTTTTATGAAAGCGGAAGCCTATGCCATGCTGAATCGGTATCCGGAAGCAGAGCAGATGCTCAACCTGATCCGCCAGCATTGTAATATTCCTTTGCTGTCGACCGGCGAATCGGGAGAGGGCGCCGAATTTTTCTCCCGGCTCTTAATGGAGCGGGAAGCAGAGCTCGGTTTTGAAGGAAAAGAATGGTTTGCGGCGGTCCGAATTGCAAGAAGGCCGGGATTCGCAGATGTATTGCTGACAAAATCTGCCACCAATAATTCAATGGGATATTCCTACCAGGTGATCAGGGCACGGCTGCTGAATCCGGAAAGCTGGTTTTTGCCGTACAATAAAACCGAAATAGAGAACAATCCCTCCCTGGTTCAAAAGGAATACTATAAAAACCGATAA